One segment of Mastomys coucha isolate ucsf_1 unplaced genomic scaffold, UCSF_Mcou_1 pScaffold23, whole genome shotgun sequence DNA contains the following:
- the Rab27a gene encoding ras-related protein Rab-27A yields the protein MADGDYDYLIKFLALGDSGVGKTSVLYQYTDGKFNSKFITTVGIDFREKRVVYRANGPDGAVGRGQRIHLQLWDTAGQERFRSLTTAFFRDAMGFLLLFDLTNEQSFLNVRNWISQLQMHAYCENPDIVLCGNKSDLEDQRAVKEEEARELAEKYGIPYFETSAANGTNISQAIEMLLDLIMKRMERCVDKSWIPEGVVRSNGHTSADQLSGEKEKGLCGC from the exons ATGGCGGATGGAGATTATGATTACCTCATCAAGTTCTTGGCCTTGGGAGACTCTGGGGTAGGGAAGACCAGTGTACTTTACCAGTACACGGATGGGAAGTTCAACTCCAAGTTCATCACCACAGTGGGCATCGATTTCAGGGAAAAGAGAGTG GTGTACAGAGCTAATGGACCGGATGGAGCCGTGGGCCGAGGCCAGAGAATCCACCTGCAGTTATGGGACACGGCGGGGCAGGAAAG GTTTCGTAGCTTGACCACTGCATTCTTCAGGGACGCTATGGGTTTCCTGCTTCTGTTCGACCTGACAAATGAGCAAAGTTTCCTCAATGTCCGAAACTGGATAA GCCAGCTACAGATGCACGCATACTGCGAAAACCCAGATATAGTGCTGTGTGGAAATAAGAGTGACCTGGAAGACCAGAGGGCTGTGAAAGAGGAAGAAGCCAGGGAACTTGCAGAGAAGTATGG AATCCCCTATTTTGAAACCAGTGCTGCCAACGGGACAAATATAAGCCAAGCAATTGAGATGCTCCTGGACCTGATCATGAAGCGGATGGAGCGGTGTGTGGACAAGTCCTGGATTCCAGAGGGAGTGGTACGGTCCAATGGCCATACCTCTGCAGATCAACTaagtggggagaaggagaaggggctcTGTGGCTGTTGA